The Bacteroidota bacterium DNA window CGCATTTTCATAATCTTGTTTACCTAAATACAAATCGCTTAAATCGTTGTAATATTGGGTAGCATAAGGGTAATCAGTAACACGTTTGGTGTAAATTTTAAAACCTTCGGCTGAGTTACCTAACTTAATACTGTTATCGGCTAATTGGGTTAATGATCTATCGCGGTAATTGTTTTTAAGGTATTTTTTCAATACGGCATTCCCTGCTCCAATATCTTTACTTCCATTTGACTCTACTGCATATTTTAACGAAACAAAATCGTACACATCAGGGTATTTCACATAAGCATTATTGATAACCTGAATAAGCTTATCATATTGTTTACGCTGACTTAATAAGTTAATATTTACTAACTCGGTATAAACTGTTTTACCATAATTATCTTCTAATTTATGTAATAAGGTTTCTACTTCATCGTAATCTTCTTTGTTATACGCTTCGTCTATCAGCAACTTAATAGCATACATTGATTCCGGGTCGTCTAACTTAATACGGCCTTGCTCTTTAGTTAAGTCCGTATTGTTATCATCCTTATCATAAGCATCAATTAACAGTTGACCAATAATGGTGCTTTTTGGATTGGCATCTTTTAGTTTTTGTAAAATTTTACGGGCATCATATACTTTATCATTACGCATGTATATTTCAGCAAGCATCATTAAATCAATAAAATTATCAGGTGATTTTGCTAATTTTTTCACGAAATAATCTTCCGCAAAAAAGGCTATGCTATTGGTATCAGTTGTATTGTCTTTTTTATACGCTTGGTATGACGACATATAGGTTAAACCATTTATTGGCATTGCATTTTCATCGGTAATACGCAACATAAAGTTAGCGCGGTTAACCTCGCTTTTACCCACCTGAACTAGTATTCTGTTATAACCTTGTGTTAACTTCACTTTGGTAGCATAGTTATCAAGGTCGTTATTACGTTCTTCTTTTTCAGCTATTACTACTTTATCGTTTAACCAAACTTTAAGTGAACCACTCACTCCTGCTCTTAAATAAACAGTTTGGTCTGTTGGGCTGTTTACATACGTTTGCGCATAAATAATAGAGCTGTTTAAGCTAAACTGAAAAGAAAAATCAACCCAATTATCCTCACGAATAACGGGTATGGTTTGCCAACCTACTTTTGCATTTACTTTGTTTTTAAATACCGCATCTGCTTGTGGTTTTTCAACTGCTCCAAAGTTTTTATTAAATCCACTGGCCGATGTATTATCAAAAGTGCCTAAAAATTGCCATTGGGTAATAGCCATTTGTTTTTTATGCTCTTCAACAGCTTTCTTTAATTGGTTTGCATTTTCATAATGGTAGCCCAACATTTGATTTGCCATGGCTTTCATGGTTCCATTGGCTTTTGGGTCAGCAATTACTTTTTGTAAAAAAGCCAATTGTTCATCCGTCTTTTTTCCATAATTAATATTTAAACAACCTGTTGACCACAATGCAAAAGCATAGGCATAAGGTTCATCCGTATTTTCAAAAAAGGTTTTAAAATACTTAAAAGCTTCAGTAGGTTTTGATTCAAACCTATTCATAATTGATAATGCTAAGGCTGCCTCGGCTTTTGTAGCAGGTTCGTTAACAGCTTTTTCAAAAAATTCTTTGGCTTCTTTGCGGTTGTTTTGATTCAATAAATCCCAACCTTTTTGAAGCTTTTGAGCAAAAATAATATTTGCAAACAGGAGTAATAAGCTACAGCTTATCAAAAGTTTTTTCATGCGCTTTTTAGTATTGATAAAGTGCTAAGAAACTACTTTTATTGAAAAGTTAAAAATAAATTTAAATAATTAAAAAATAATTTATTACGCGTAAGAAGGGATGGCTTCATTTTCTATAATAATAACTCCTTTTGCATTTTTTTGAGCCACTTTATACATAGCCTTAGCTATTACCGATGCTTCTATTGGTTTGTATTTTTTAAGACCACCCAACATAAATAACGAAAATGGTTTCATAACAACTTGCGCTAGTTTTTCACCCAACCTAAACTCCCTCCTATCACCTAACAATAAAGAAGGCCTGAACACATAAAAACTATTAAATGCTATATGTTTAATGGCTTCTTCTGTTTCACCTTTCACCCTGTTATAAAAAATAGTAGAAAGCGGATTGGCACCCAAAGCCGATACCAAATAAAAATTTTGCGAGCCTTGCTTATATGTTTCTTTGGCTAACTGATAACAATATTTGTAATCTACTTTTCTAAACTCAGCCTGGCTGCCTGCTTTTTTAATGGTAGTACCAAGGCAACAAAAAACATCATTGGCTTTCAATAAGTGCTGTACCATTGTTAAATCATCAAAATCAGTAATTACCTGTTTCAGCTTGGGCGAAGCAATGGATAATTCTTTTCTTACCAAAGCTATTACCGTTTCGTACTCACCTGCTTCTATTAAGTTATACAAAAGTTGTTTGCCTAT harbors:
- a CDS encoding oxidoreductase, yielding MEKIQMKTAIIAGASGLIGKQLLYNLIEAGEYETVIALVRKELSIASPKLKQVITDFDDLTMVQHLLKANDVFCCLGTTIKKAGSQAEFRKVDYKYCYQLAKETYKQGSQNFYLVSALGANPLSTIFYNRVKGETEEAIKHIAFNSFYVFRPSLLLGDRREFRLGEKLAQVVMKPFSLFMLGGLKKYKPIEASVIAKAMYKVAQKNAKGVIIIENEAIPSYA